In Ferroplasma sp., a single window of DNA contains:
- a CDS encoding DNA polymerase II large subunit, with amino-acid sequence MIDHNLDKYNKALTKSVNECYEIALEARSLGRDVSTDVEIPLANDMAERVEKLIQIDGIANDIRELSKTKSREEVSLEISRKVAEMLKSDRRMALEKSVRVGLAILTEGILVAPLEGIKEVNIVPNDDGTEYVDIVYSGPIRSAGGTAQALSVLMADIVRRELNIGSFKATDEEIERYIEEIQAYNRSKHLQYLPTPDEIRLVIGNSPVMIDGEGSEEEEISGHRDMKRIPTNRIRGGMCLVLCEGLIQKSRKVLKYTNLMNLKEWNILEKIGKNKTEEKGDTSQKYLRDIIAGRPVFGYPNRPGGFRLRYGRSRLSGLAAASINPVSMYIVDQFIAIGSQIKVELPGKAAAITPCDTIDGPSVLLKSGEHRKIRTVEEAKSIEDQIEMITDLGEILIAYGDFLENNKNLVTSPFTLEWWSYYLPDDLKKFERSKPDQFEAVEISRKYNIPLYPEYDYYWHDLTVEELKSLISMIKRGKINDGKLYISADAKDVLIKLGIEFKHEGDYIVLKEYYPLLASTGFSIENGVPMGDGTFTANSALEAVNQLSGIIIKARSPVRVGARLGRPEKAGDRKMKPKVHVLFPILNYGDNRRSILNAAKNKTEYTIELNARVCKNCGNETPLTVCENCGSVTYNQNQNRKMKIDLNNVLQKAESRLNIRPDQVKELKGVKKLMSKNNAVEPIEKGILRSIHDISINKDGTCRYDMSDIPITHFKKSELNLTSEQLEALGYPDQEINEIYPQDIIIPEDSARYLLNVANFVDDLLVRYYNMQPYYSCHDINDLIGELVIGLAPHTSGGIVSRIIGFSKVSGCYAHPFYHAAKRRNCDGDEDSIMLLLEGLLDFSRDFLPSTTGGLMDAPLVLTVLLDPEEVDKEAMNVDTLWKYPLEFYQATEKGIPPSQIEKIMLTMKAKIEAQGIYTGSGFSFDTSDLNGGVLMSAYKTIDSMEEKIEKQLGLATKLLSVDENDVAARVISSHFLPDMFGNMRSFFTQEFRCTKCNTKFRRIPLSGKCLKCGSDNIILTIHHGSIVKYLKETEKVMDEYRLPVYLQYQIRRLIDSIDNTFDVSEPVKVEETTLESFK; translated from the coding sequence ATGATAGACCATAATCTGGATAAATATAATAAAGCCCTTACAAAAAGCGTCAATGAATGCTACGAAATAGCCCTGGAGGCAAGATCCCTGGGCAGGGACGTTTCCACAGACGTAGAAATACCGCTGGCCAATGACATGGCTGAAAGGGTTGAAAAATTAATTCAGATTGATGGAATCGCAAATGATATAAGGGAACTCAGCAAAACAAAGTCCAGGGAAGAAGTATCCCTGGAGATTTCCAGAAAGGTTGCTGAAATGCTCAAGTCCGATAGAAGAATGGCACTTGAAAAATCGGTTCGGGTTGGGCTAGCAATTTTAACAGAGGGAATACTTGTTGCCCCACTGGAGGGAATCAAGGAGGTTAACATAGTTCCAAACGATGATGGTACTGAATACGTTGATATTGTATATTCAGGGCCCATAAGAAGTGCCGGTGGAACTGCACAGGCCCTCAGTGTTTTGATGGCAGATATTGTCCGCAGGGAATTGAACATAGGGAGTTTTAAGGCAACGGATGAGGAGATAGAGCGTTATATAGAGGAGATACAGGCCTATAACAGGTCAAAGCACTTGCAGTATCTTCCGACTCCAGATGAAATACGGCTTGTTATTGGCAATTCTCCGGTTATGATAGATGGAGAGGGAAGCGAGGAGGAAGAAATATCAGGACACAGGGACATGAAACGCATCCCCACCAACCGTATAAGGGGAGGAATGTGCCTTGTTCTCTGTGAGGGTTTAATTCAAAAATCAAGAAAGGTCCTTAAGTATACAAACTTAATGAATTTAAAGGAATGGAATATCCTGGAAAAAATAGGCAAAAATAAAACTGAAGAGAAGGGGGATACCTCACAGAAATATCTCCGTGATATAATAGCAGGGAGGCCTGTTTTCGGATATCCTAACAGGCCAGGAGGATTCAGGCTAAGGTACGGGAGATCAAGGCTTTCAGGACTTGCTGCAGCGTCCATAAATCCAGTTTCAATGTACATTGTGGATCAGTTCATAGCCATAGGTTCCCAGATAAAGGTGGAACTGCCTGGAAAGGCTGCTGCAATAACACCCTGTGATACGATAGATGGGCCATCCGTGCTTCTAAAATCTGGAGAACACAGGAAGATAAGGACAGTTGAGGAGGCAAAATCCATAGAAGATCAGATAGAGATGATAACTGATCTGGGTGAAATCCTTATTGCCTATGGAGATTTTCTGGAAAACAACAAAAATCTGGTAACCTCTCCATTTACTTTGGAATGGTGGTCATATTATTTGCCTGATGATTTAAAAAAATTCGAACGTTCGAAGCCCGATCAGTTTGAGGCGGTCGAAATATCGAGAAAATACAATATACCTCTTTATCCTGAATATGATTATTACTGGCATGATTTAACGGTGGAAGAACTTAAATCACTTATTTCTATGATTAAGCGGGGCAAAATAAATGATGGAAAACTGTATATTAGTGCAGACGCAAAGGATGTTCTTATAAAACTGGGTATCGAGTTCAAACATGAGGGTGATTATATTGTATTAAAGGAGTATTATCCATTACTTGCATCCACCGGCTTTTCCATAGAAAATGGAGTTCCAATGGGAGATGGCACTTTTACAGCTAATAGTGCCCTTGAGGCTGTTAACCAGCTTTCCGGCATCATAATCAAGGCAAGGTCCCCTGTTCGTGTGGGGGCAAGGCTTGGTAGACCTGAGAAGGCAGGGGACAGGAAAATGAAACCCAAGGTCCATGTATTGTTCCCCATCCTCAATTACGGTGATAACAGAAGATCAATACTTAATGCTGCAAAGAATAAAACTGAGTATACCATAGAACTCAATGCAAGAGTGTGCAAAAACTGTGGCAATGAAACACCGTTAACAGTGTGTGAGAACTGCGGTTCAGTAACATACAACCAGAACCAGAACAGAAAAATGAAAATCGACCTTAATAATGTCCTCCAGAAGGCAGAGTCGAGACTTAATATAAGGCCAGACCAGGTTAAGGAATTAAAGGGTGTTAAAAAATTAATGTCAAAGAACAACGCCGTCGAGCCTATAGAAAAAGGGATATTAAGATCGATACATGATATAAGCATCAACAAGGATGGCACATGCAGGTACGATATGTCAGATATACCTATAACCCATTTCAAAAAATCCGAACTTAACCTGACATCTGAACAGCTTGAGGCGCTGGGTTATCCCGACCAGGAGATAAATGAAATATATCCACAGGACATAATAATACCAGAAGACTCAGCCAGGTATCTCCTGAATGTTGCAAATTTTGTTGATGATTTGCTGGTCCGTTATTACAATATGCAGCCATATTATTCATGCCACGATATAAATGATCTTATAGGTGAGCTTGTTATTGGACTGGCCCCACATACATCAGGAGGCATTGTTTCAAGAATAATTGGATTCTCAAAGGTAAGTGGATGCTACGCCCATCCCTTTTATCATGCTGCCAAAAGAAGGAACTGTGATGGGGATGAGGACAGTATAATGCTTCTGCTTGAAGGGCTGCTTGATTTTTCCAGAGATTTCCTGCCATCTACCACTGGCGGTTTAATGGACGCCCCTTTGGTACTTACAGTGCTTCTGGATCCTGAAGAAGTGGACAAGGAGGCAATGAATGTTGATACACTATGGAAATATCCACTGGAATTTTACCAGGCCACCGAAAAGGGTATTCCACCTTCCCAGATAGAGAAAATTATGCTCACAATGAAAGCAAAAATAGAGGCCCAGGGAATATATACCGGTTCTGGATTTTCCTTTGATACATCTGACCTGAACGGTGGAGTGCTGATGTCTGCGTATAAAACCATAGACTCCATGGAGGAAAAGATAGAAAAACAGCTGGGACTGGCAACCAAGCTTTTATCCGTTGATGAGAACGATGTTGCCGCAAGGGTAATATCATCACATTTTCTACCAGATATGTTTGGTAATATGAGGAGTTTCTTCACACAGGAATTCCGCTGCACTAAGTGCAACACAAAATTCAGGCGTATCCCACTCTCAGGGAAATGTTTGAAGTGCGGATCAGACAATATCATACTGACAATACATCATGGTAGCATAGTAAAATATCTAAAGGAGACGGAAAAGGTCATGGATGAATACAGACTGCCAGTTTACCTGCAGTACCAGATAAGGCGTTTAATAGATTCAATAGACAATACATTCGATGTTTCTGAACCTGTTAAGGTTGAAGAAACAACACTGGAATCATTTAAATAA
- a CDS encoding ATP/GTP-binding protein produces MIGSLFVTGPAGTGKSTFCGAFKDWLIQNEYDAIIVNLDPGAEYLPYEPDIDIREFISLNEVMSAYSLGPNGAQIVAADLLLDNIEKIKSKLDLYDDYYVIFDTPGQIELFSFRPGSPLLVKSLANKKAMIAFMADSMISQTPSGYVSEKMLFGSVYSRFYVPMMFILNKIDLIGEDKVKEISDWEDSPDLLYDELRNENTDTVKDYFLNIINALKDSEILNKIIPVSSKDAMGFEDVYTDMSDFFQGGEDTDTMYRDD; encoded by the coding sequence ATGATAGGTTCATTATTTGTAACAGGACCAGCAGGTACCGGTAAGTCTACATTCTGCGGTGCTTTCAAGGACTGGCTTATACAGAATGAATATGATGCAATTATTGTGAATCTGGATCCTGGCGCAGAATACCTGCCATATGAACCAGATATTGATATAAGGGAGTTTATTTCCCTGAATGAGGTTATGTCAGCCTATTCACTGGGCCCGAATGGTGCACAGATAGTTGCTGCTGATTTGCTTCTGGATAATATAGAAAAAATAAAATCAAAACTTGACCTTTATGATGATTATTATGTAATATTTGATACACCCGGGCAGATAGAGCTTTTCAGCTTCAGACCAGGGAGCCCGCTGCTGGTTAAATCGCTGGCGAATAAAAAGGCCATGATAGCGTTTATGGCGGATTCCATGATTTCACAAACACCTTCTGGTTATGTTTCTGAAAAAATGCTTTTCGGTTCCGTATACTCCAGGTTTTATGTTCCAATGATGTTCATACTGAACAAAATTGACCTCATTGGAGAAGACAAGGTCAAAGAAATATCAGATTGGGAGGATAGCCCGGATCTCCTCTATGATGAACTGAGAAATGAGAATACAGATACAGTAAAGGATTACTTTCTTAATATAATAAATGCACTCAAGGACTCTGAAATATTGAATAAAATAATTCCTGTATCTTCAAAGGACGCTATGGGTTTTGAGGATGTATATACTGATATGTCAGATTTTTTCCAGGGAGGAGAGGATACAGATACCATGTATAGGGATGACTGA